Below is a genomic region from Ancylomarina subtilis.
ATATGGCCTTCAACGGAACAAAAAACTTCCCAGGTAAAGGCGTCCTAAATTATCTTGAGAAATATGGCGTTGCATTTGGAAGAAACATCAATGCTTACACAAGTACAGATGAGACTGTTTATAACCTAAGTGATGTCCCAACTTCAAATGAAAACGTGTTGGACTCTGCCTTATTAGTTCTTCACGATTGGTCGAACTATTTAAGTTTAGATGGAAAAGAAATAGACAACGAGCGTGGTGTGATTCACGAAGAGTGGAGAACCCGTCGATCAGGAAACAACCGTGTGAGACTTGAAAAAAACAAGCTGATTTACAAAGGGTCAAAATACGCTGAACGCGATGTTATAGGCGACCTAAACGTAATCGACAATTTCGATCACAAAGTCATCCGTGATTTTTACCACGACTGGTACCGTACCGATCTACAAGCAATTGTTGTCGTTGGTGATTTCGATGCAGAAAAAATTGAAGCAAAAATCAAAAAAATGTTTGCTCACATTCCTGCTGTTGAAAACCCAAAAACACGTAAGTATTTTGAGGTTCCAACCAATAAAGAGCCAATTGTTGGAATCATCACCGATCCTGAAGCAAGTCGTATCAATTTCGATATCATCTATAAGCATCAAGCAACGCCTCTTGCTGAAAAAAACATGGCGTATTACAGGGGTTTACTTATCTCAGATCTTCATTCAAGCATCCTAAGAAATCGTTTTAACGAGCTTCTACAAAAAGGTAATGCGCCTTTCATTAATGGTTTCGCAGCCTATTATAATCGAGAAGTTAGGATGGACGTTTATCACAACAGTATCACCCTTAAAGAAGATAATATCCTGGGTGGTATTGAATCTATGCTAAGCGAAACAGAAAAAGCAAATAGATTCGGAGTTGTTGCTACAGAACTGGAAAGAGCTAAAAAAGCCATGCTCAGCAGAATGGAAAAGCAATACAAAGAGAGAAACAAACAAAACAACGATCGTTTGGCTGGTGAGTATCAAAGAAACTTCCTAAGCAATGAACCTGCACCTGGTATCGAATTTGAATTCGAGGCCATGAAAAAATTACTACCTGGAATCACAGCTGAAGAAGTTAATGCAATAGCTAAAACCTGGATCACTGATGATAATGTTGTGATTACACTTACAGCTCCTGAAAAAGAAGGCCTAAAACTTCCTTCTAAAGAAGAGCTTCTTGCAGTCGTAACAAAAGTGAAACAAAAGAAGCTTAAGCCTTATGTTGATGAGGTTATTACCGAACCACTGATTGCTGAACTTCCTAAAGCAGGGAAGATTGTTAAAGAATCAAACCTTGATGTTTATGGGGCTAAAGAGTGGACCCTATCAAATGGAGCTAAGGTTATTGTCAAAACAACTGACTTCATGGAAAATCAGATTCTTTTCCAGGCTTTCAGTGAAGGTGGCCAGTCGCTTTACGATATTAAAGATCTACCTTCAGCAGGGCTAACGGCAGGTTTTGCACCAAGCTTTGGAATCGGAAATTTTGATCAGACAAGCTTAAAGAAATTACTAACAGGCAAAGAGGTTCGCGTTTCACCATATATTGGTGAATTGACAGAAGGATTAAGTGGGAACTCATCTATTCAGGATTTCGAGACCTTGTTGCAATTGGCACACATG
It encodes:
- a CDS encoding M16 family metallopeptidase translates to MKLIRRICLGSALMLSSTSMLLAQKAPALDGNVPMDPKVRTGKLANGLSYYVRHNEEPKDRASFYIVQNVGAILENDNQNGLAHFLEHMAFNGTKNFPGKGVLNYLEKYGVAFGRNINAYTSTDETVYNLSDVPTSNENVLDSALLVLHDWSNYLSLDGKEIDNERGVIHEEWRTRRSGNNRVRLEKNKLIYKGSKYAERDVIGDLNVIDNFDHKVIRDFYHDWYRTDLQAIVVVGDFDAEKIEAKIKKMFAHIPAVENPKTRKYFEVPTNKEPIVGIITDPEASRINFDIIYKHQATPLAEKNMAYYRGLLISDLHSSILRNRFNELLQKGNAPFINGFAAYYNREVRMDVYHNSITLKEDNILGGIESMLSETEKANRFGVVATELERAKKAMLSRMEKQYKERNKQNNDRLAGEYQRNFLSNEPAPGIEFEFEAMKKLLPGITAEEVNAIAKTWITDDNVVITLTAPEKEGLKLPSKEELLAVVTKVKQKKLKPYVDEVITEPLIAELPKAGKIVKESNLDVYGAKEWTLSNGAKVIVKTTDFMENQILFQAFSEGGQSLYDIKDLPSAGLTAGFAPSFGIGNFDQTSLKKLLTGKEVRVSPYIGELTEGLSGNSSIQDFETLLQLAHMYFENPRFDEEAFNALKGRYRAFVANMGADVNKVFRDSVSLTSTDHNARTILFDTKMIDQLDFETMKRVYKDRIADASDFTFIFVGNIDAEKAKPMIETYLGSIKDIDRKETWKDTGVNFPKKDTYNHFSREMKTPKTTIHIDFHGDIKYTKENSIMMDMVTKLLSKRYIDVIREKEGGSYGVGVWASVDKFPRQEYKLSIQFDTDPAKADKLKGIVYSEIQDLFTKGVKLDDLNEAKKNFIKERQENLRKNTYWVNAINKHYTYNDLMMKPEVFEKMINSISKEKVEKFAKKYLAKPTKTEVVMSPKNKEI